The genomic region CGACCAGGCCGAGGACCCGCAGCTCATGCTGGACCAGATGGTCCGCGACTACACGGAGAGCATCCGCGAGGCCGAGAGCGCCGTCGCCCAGACCATCGGCAACCTGCGCATGATCGAGGACGACCACCGCGAGGACGTCCAGGCCGCGCAGGACTGGGGTCGCAAGGCCCTCGCCGCGAGCACGAAGGCGGACGAGTACCGGAACGCCGGCAACACCCCGAACGCCGACAAGTTCGACGCGCTCGCCCGCGTCGCGCTGCAGCGCCAGATGCAGTCGGAGAGCGAGGCGAAGGGCGCGGAGCCCACCATCGCGTCGCAGACCGAGGTCGTCGAGAAGCTCAAGCAGGGCCTCGACACGATGCGCGGCAAGCTGCAGCAGCTGTCGTCGAAGCGCGACGAGCTCAACGCCCGCCAGAAGACGGTGCAGGCGCAGTCGCAGGTGCAGGACGCCATGAAGAGCATCGACATCATGGATCCCACCAGCGAGGTCAGCCGCTTCGAGCAGAAGATCCGCCGCGAGGAGGCCCGCGTCCGCGGCGCCGAGGAGCTGCAGGCATCCAGCCTCGACGCGCAGTTCGAGGAGCTCGAGGACCTCGGTGAGCTGACCGAGGTCGAGGCGCGCCTCGCCGCGCTCAAGTCCGGCGGGTCCGCGCCGAAGCAGGTCACGTCCGGCGAGTAGCCGACCGCTCGA from Clavibacter michiganensis subsp. insidiosus harbors:
- a CDS encoding PspA/IM30 family protein, coding for MSKQSILGRIAQLAKANINNLIDQAEDPQLMLDQMVRDYTESIREAESAVAQTIGNLRMIEDDHREDVQAAQDWGRKALAASTKADEYRNAGNTPNADKFDALARVALQRQMQSESEAKGAEPTIASQTEVVEKLKQGLDTMRGKLQQLSSKRDELNARQKTVQAQSQVQDAMKSIDIMDPTSEVSRFEQKIRREEARVRGAEELQASSLDAQFEELEDLGELTEVEARLAALKSGGSAPKQVTSGE